A section of the Patescibacteria group bacterium genome encodes:
- a CDS encoding NAD-dependent epimerase/dehydratase family protein produces the protein MKNIIVTGATGQIGSELVIELRKKYGERQVVAVGHSKPMSGELANGPFETVDVTDKAALEELVNKYQPDAIFHLVGILSATGEKNPELAWNINMGGLKNVLDIARDRHIEKVFWPSSIAAFGPTTPRDNTPQHTVLEPTTMYGVTKVAGELLCQYYWKKYGLDVRSLRYPGLISYKTPPGGGTTDYAVAIYFEAIKNKKYECFVGPDTVLPMMYMPDAVRATIELMEAPAENIKVRTSYNLTAMSFSAEELARSVSDSIKDFTCTYHPDERQKIADSWPRSIDDRAARADWGWNHIFDLKKMSEDMLKNIQ, from the coding sequence ATGAAAAATATTATTGTCACCGGCGCCACCGGACAAATCGGTTCCGAGCTGGTCATTGAATTAAGAAAAAAGTACGGCGAGCGGCAGGTCGTGGCCGTCGGCCATTCCAAGCCCATGTCCGGAGAATTAGCCAACGGTCCTTTTGAAACCGTTGATGTCACCGATAAAGCCGCGCTGGAAGAACTGGTGAACAAATACCAGCCGGACGCGATTTTCCACCTGGTCGGAATATTATCCGCCACCGGCGAAAAAAATCCCGAACTGGCCTGGAATATCAACATGGGCGGCCTAAAAAATGTTCTGGACATCGCGCGCGACCGCCATATAGAAAAAGTTTTCTGGCCGAGCTCAATCGCGGCGTTCGGACCGACCACGCCCCGCGACAACACGCCGCAGCATACGGTTCTGGAACCCACTACCATGTACGGCGTGACCAAGGTCGCCGGAGAGCTTTTATGCCAGTATTATTGGAAAAAGTACGGACTGGACGTCCGGAGCTTGCGCTATCCGGGTTTAATCAGCTATAAAACACCCCCTGGGGGCGGCACGACCGATTACGCCGTGGCGATCTATTTTGAAGCCATAAAAAACAAGAAATATGAATGCTTTGTCGGGCCGGATACCGTTCTGCCCATGATGTATATGCCCGACGCGGTCCGCGCCACTATTGAGCTCATGGAAGCGCCGGCCGAAAATATTAAAGTCCGAACCAGCTATAATTTGACGGCCATGAGTTTTTCCGCCGAAGAACTTGCCCGGTCGGTTAGCGATTCAATAAAAGACTTCACCTGCACTTATCATCCCGACGAGCGGCAGAAAATCGCGGATTCGTGGCCGCGGTCAATTGACGACCGCGCGGCCCGGGCGGACTGGGGCTGGAATCATATCTTTGATCTGAAAAAAATGAGCGAAGATATGTTAAAAAATATTCAATAA
- a CDS encoding bifunctional 5,10-methylenetetrahydrofolate dehydrogenase/5,10-methenyltetrahydrofolate cyclohydrolase: MQLIDGKSLAKQIRGQVRARISESGIAPGLAIILIGDNPASALYVSLKEKACLEVGVRFEKFIYSGTESSEEIIAKIRELNARPDIHGILVQLPLPPAYTSDDIVQSIDPAKDIDGFHTENIDALVQGKPRIIPPIHQGIVRLIESTGIETTGKKAAIFANSAVFALPLRKLLEDKKISVTVALPPLENTEIIANESDIIIVAVGRPKFISCADIKDNAVIIDCGTNKIDEKLFGDVDSETCAQKNGFITPVPGGVGPMTIAMLLNNLYELARK, from the coding sequence ATGCAGCTAATTGACGGCAAATCATTGGCCAAACAAATTCGCGGGCAGGTTCGCGCGCGGATTTCGGAAAGCGGTATTGCGCCCGGGCTCGCCATAATTCTGATCGGCGATAATCCGGCCAGCGCGCTTTATGTTTCTCTCAAAGAAAAAGCCTGCCTTGAAGTCGGCGTCCGTTTCGAAAAATTTATTTACTCGGGGACTGAATCATCCGAAGAAATCATCGCCAAAATCCGTGAACTTAATGCCCGGCCCGATATCCACGGCATTCTTGTCCAGCTTCCCCTGCCCCCGGCCTACACGAGCGATGACATCGTGCAGTCCATCGATCCGGCAAAAGACATCGACGGCTTTCATACGGAAAATATTGACGCCCTGGTCCAGGGCAAGCCGCGCATTATTCCGCCCATTCACCAGGGCATCGTGCGCCTGATTGAATCGACCGGCATTGAGACAACCGGAAAAAAAGCCGCGATTTTTGCGAACAGCGCGGTCTTTGCCCTCCCGCTCCGCAAACTCCTGGAAGATAAAAAAATCAGCGTCACCGTCGCCCTTCCTCCACTTGAAAACACCGAAATAATTGCCAACGAATCGGATATAATTATCGTCGCCGTCGGACGGCCGAAATTTATCAGCTGCGCCGATATCAAAGATAACGCCGTTATTATTGACTGCGGCACCAACAAAATTGACGAAAAATTGTTCGGCGACGTTGATTCCGAAACCTGCGCGCAAAAAAACGGGTTTATCACACCCGTTCCCGGCGGCGTCGGTCCCATGACCATCGCCATGCTCCTCAATAACCTTTACGAATTAGCGCGGAAGTAA
- a CDS encoding aromatic amino acid transport family protein, with product MKEGQKSIIKAISTMFGLIIGAGIFGVPYVVSRVGFGIGIAYLTVIGAGLLATHLFYADVVVNLREKHRLIGAASVYLGRWGKRAAYFSVILGMVGSLVAYIIIGGSFMHAIFGGLFGGTVFQYQIVFFALIALATFYGLRLVSAVEIFMTALLVAVMAIILGYGAPHIDLINLSTFNPIYFFLPYGVILFALSGLDAIPEIRDVLKGHVGNLRLVIVISTLIPLILVMAFTMVVVGVTGDATSPDAILGLAGQWGDWIKYVGAIFGFLAIATSVMVVMVNFKESLTFDLKMNKYLAWFTVSIVPLIVFLAGANNFISIIGFTGAIFGGINGILIVLMYLRLRKNKKPLHAVMKWPMVIPVAVIILYALGIVYELLPR from the coding sequence ATGAAAGAGGGGCAAAAATCAATTATCAAAGCGATTTCAACCATGTTCGGTCTGATTATCGGCGCCGGTATTTTTGGTGTGCCCTATGTGGTGTCAAGGGTCGGGTTTGGCATCGGAATTGCTTATCTTACCGTGATTGGCGCCGGTCTTTTGGCTACGCACCTGTTCTACGCGGACGTGGTGGTAAATTTACGCGAGAAACATCGTCTTATTGGTGCGGCTTCTGTATATTTGGGCCGTTGGGGCAAGCGGGCGGCATATTTTTCCGTGATTCTCGGCATGGTCGGTTCGTTGGTTGCTTATATTATCATCGGCGGCTCGTTTATGCACGCGATTTTTGGCGGATTATTCGGCGGAACGGTCTTTCAGTATCAAATAGTTTTTTTCGCGCTGATCGCTCTGGCGACATTTTACGGGCTAAGGCTGGTTTCAGCGGTTGAAATTTTTATGACCGCCCTGCTCGTCGCGGTTATGGCCATTATTTTGGGATACGGCGCGCCGCATATTGATCTAATTAATTTATCGACGTTTAATCCGATTTATTTTTTTCTGCCATATGGTGTGATTCTTTTTGCCCTGAGCGGGCTGGACGCGATTCCAGAAATTCGTGACGTGCTCAAGGGCCATGTTGGGAATTTAAGACTAGTTATTGTTATCTCAACTCTGATTCCGTTGATTCTTGTTATGGCGTTTACCATGGTGGTCGTTGGCGTTACCGGCGACGCAACCTCGCCGGATGCCATACTCGGATTGGCCGGACAATGGGGCGATTGGATCAAATACGTGGGCGCTATATTCGGGTTTTTAGCCATCGCGACCAGCGTGATGGTGGTGATGGTTAACTTCAAGGAATCACTGACATTTGATTTAAAGATGAATAAATATCTGGCTTGGTTTACGGTCAGTATCGTGCCACTGATAGTTTTTTTAGCCGGCGCGAATAATTTTATCAGCATCATCGGATTTACGGGCGCGATTTTCGGCGGTATCAACGGTATTCTAATTGTGCTCATGTATCTAAGGCTGAGAAAAAACAAAAAGCCGCTTCACGCGGTGATGAAGTGGCCGATGGTGATTCCGGTCGCGGTTATAATATTGTACGCGCTTGGTATTGTGTATGAATTACTTCCGCGCTAA
- the dnaB gene encoding replicative DNA helicase: MTEKNILDKIPPQNLEAEISLLGALLLDKDAMIRIADLIRSDDFYKDAHAKIFDAMLHLYSKRDPIDILSLVNRLSETNLLESIGGRTYLMELANAVPSSSHVLHYAQIIQKKATLRRLITAASDIVSLGFEEAEDVEMLLDRAEQKLFGVSQKYLRQAFVPIKDVLTEAFERIDELHREKGKLRGIPTGFHELDDLLAGLQKSDLVVLAARPSVGKTSLALDIARHVACRSKIPTGIFSLEMSKEQLVDRLICAEAGVDLWKMRTGRLSDRDGQDDFPRIGHALGVLSEAPIFIDDTAMANIMEIRTKARRLQIEHNLGLIIIDYLQLMESRLTNENRVQEVAEITRALKGIARELNVPVIAISQLSRAVEMSKPAIPKLSHLRESGSIEQDADVVMFIYRKAADKNYRLEDIAPEERHLAEIHIAKHRNGPTGLIRLFFDETRASFRTLERRPAIAQPPVQPVTAPAAPLQPAQAVQPPSAPEIPF; encoded by the coding sequence ATGACAGAGAAAAATATTTTAGACAAGATTCCGCCTCAAAACCTCGAAGCTGAAATCTCGCTTCTCGGGGCACTTCTTTTGGATAAAGACGCCATGATCCGCATTGCCGATCTTATCCGATCCGATGATTTTTATAAAGACGCCCACGCGAAAATATTTGACGCAATGTTACATCTCTATTCCAAGCGCGATCCAATTGATATTTTGAGTCTGGTAAACCGGCTTTCCGAGACCAATTTGCTTGAATCTATCGGCGGACGGACCTACCTCATGGAACTTGCCAACGCCGTCCCCAGCTCTTCCCATGTCCTGCATTACGCCCAAATAATTCAGAAAAAGGCCACCCTGCGGCGCCTGATTACTGCGGCCTCGGACATTGTTTCCCTTGGCTTTGAAGAAGCCGAGGATGTCGAGATGCTTCTCGACCGGGCCGAACAAAAGCTGTTCGGTGTTTCTCAAAAATATCTCCGACAGGCATTCGTTCCAATCAAGGATGTGCTCACCGAAGCGTTTGAACGCATTGACGAACTGCACCGGGAAAAAGGAAAACTCCGCGGTATCCCTACCGGCTTTCATGAATTGGATGATTTGCTCGCCGGCCTGCAGAAATCTGACCTGGTTGTGCTGGCCGCCCGCCCGAGCGTTGGCAAAACCAGCTTGGCTCTTGATATCGCGCGCCATGTTGCCTGCAGATCAAAAATCCCGACCGGCATCTTCAGCCTTGAAATGTCAAAAGAACAATTAGTTGATCGGCTCATCTGTGCCGAAGCCGGCGTGGACCTCTGGAAAATGCGCACCGGCCGCCTCTCCGACCGCGACGGCCAGGATGATTTTCCGCGCATCGGACATGCCCTGGGCGTGCTCTCCGAAGCCCCGATCTTTATTGATGACACCGCCATGGCCAACATCATGGAAATCCGCACCAAGGCCCGCCGCCTGCAAATTGAACACAATCTCGGCCTGATCATCATTGATTATCTCCAGCTCATGGAATCAAGGCTGACCAACGAAAACCGCGTGCAGGAAGTCGCAGAAATCACCCGCGCGCTAAAAGGCATTGCACGCGAACTCAATGTTCCGGTCATCGCGATCTCCCAACTGTCTCGCGCCGTGGAAATGAGCAAACCCGCAATCCCCAAACTCTCTCACTTGCGCGAATCCGGTTCAATTGAACAGGATGCTGACGTAGTCATGTTTATTTACCGCAAGGCCGCGGATAAAAACTACCGTCTTGAAGATATCGCCCCCGAAGAGCGCCATCTCGCCGAAATCCACATTGCCAAGCACCGCAACGGCCCGACTGGTCTGATTCGGCTTTTCTTTGACGAAACGCGCGCCAGCTTCCGCACTCTTGAGCGCCGTCCGGCAATTGCCCAGCCGCCAGTTCAACCAGTAACCGCGCCGGCCGCACCGCTCCAACCGGCTCAAGCGGTTCAACCGCCTTCAGCTCCGGAAATTCCATTTTAA
- the recR gene encoding recombination mediator RecR has translation MNNLPDPMHNLIAWFNRLPGVGPKTSLRFVYSLLKRPKSDLEQFARALTDLQSHIKVCSRCQTYTLKDPCAICANPNRDTSLLCIVSEPRDVQAIENTGEYRGHYFVLGGLINPIEGITPQELRFNELEQRLANSPAVKEIILAFNPDIQGETTTLHISRILKKYPARVTRLARGLPVGSELEYADEITLTDAIKGRREI, from the coding sequence ATGAACAACCTACCCGATCCCATGCATAATCTGATTGCCTGGTTCAATCGTTTGCCCGGCGTGGGCCCAAAAACCTCTCTACGGTTTGTCTACTCCCTGCTCAAACGTCCAAAATCAGATCTGGAGCAGTTTGCCCGCGCACTGACCGACCTGCAGTCGCACATCAAGGTCTGTTCACGCTGCCAGACGTACACGCTCAAGGATCCGTGCGCTATCTGCGCCAATCCGAACCGCGACACCTCCCTGCTCTGCATTGTTTCCGAACCGCGCGACGTCCAGGCGATTGAAAATACCGGCGAATACCGCGGCCATTACTTTGTCCTTGGCGGATTGATTAATCCGATTGAGGGCATCACGCCACAGGAGCTGCGTTTTAACGAACTGGAGCAGCGTCTCGCTAATTCCCCGGCGGTCAAAGAAATTATCCTTGCCTTCAACCCCGACATCCAGGGCGAAACCACCACTCTCCATATTTCAAGAATACTAAAAAAATACCCTGCTCGGGTTACGCGTCTGGCGCGCGGATTACCGGTCGGCTCAGAGCTTGAATACGCCGACGAAATCACCTTGACTGACGCAATCAAAGGCCGGCGAGAAATATAA
- the rplU gene encoding 50S ribosomal protein L21, producing the protein MIAIIKTGGKQYKIKPGSVLKVEKLDVEAGKTIEIKEVLLIADENGADIKIGDPLVKGASVEAKVLEQGRADKIRVIKYKPKIRYRKEFGHRQPYTKLEIVSIK; encoded by the coding sequence ATGATTGCGATTATTAAAACCGGTGGAAAACAATATAAAATCAAGCCCGGAAGCGTACTCAAGGTTGAAAAATTGGACGTTGAGGCCGGAAAAACAATTGAAATTAAGGAAGTCTTGCTGATTGCCGATGAAAACGGCGCGGATATAAAAATCGGTGATCCGCTGGTTAAGGGCGCGTCGGTTGAAGCCAAGGTTCTGGAGCAGGGAAGGGCGGACAAAATTCGGGTTATCAAATACAAGCCTAAAATACGATACCGAAAAGAATTCGGTCATCGCCAGCCGTACACCAAGCTGGAAATCGTGTCAATCAAATAA
- a CDS encoding MraY family glycosyltransferase, with amino-acid sequence MSYFIVFLSAFALTLILTPLVKWLALKLNIIDRPGTEERKIHKNPTPLMGGLAILAAVVAVVAVCWFGFDVVFDSPIKAKHLAGVLAGAIFLMIGGILDDKFNLRPKYQLVWPILAAGSLVAAGVGIDQITNPFGGVIKLNQWEWWFLTLPSDLLTFVWILLMIYTTKVLDGLDGLAAGITGIGALMIAFLALFTVYYQPDVALLAMIVAGALAGFLIFNFYPAKIFLGESGSTLCGFLLGTLAIISGGKIATALLVMGIPVLDVIWVVIRRIFIEKRSPFRGDRKHLHFRLLDIGLNQRQAVLILYLLATIFGLTTLFLQSKYKMVALVVLAGVMVIMGLILVKNYKGRTAS; translated from the coding sequence ATGAGCTATTTTATAGTTTTTTTGTCAGCGTTCGCGTTGACACTGATATTAACGCCACTTGTAAAGTGGCTTGCTTTAAAATTAAATATTATTGATCGCCCGGGCACGGAGGAGAGAAAGATACACAAGAATCCGACTCCACTTATGGGCGGCTTGGCGATATTAGCGGCGGTTGTCGCAGTAGTTGCGGTGTGCTGGTTTGGGTTTGATGTGGTTTTTGATAGTCCAATCAAGGCAAAGCATTTGGCCGGGGTTCTTGCGGGCGCGATATTTCTGATGATCGGCGGAATTCTTGACGATAAATTTAATCTTCGTCCAAAATATCAGCTCGTCTGGCCGATTCTTGCGGCAGGGAGCCTGGTGGCGGCCGGCGTGGGCATCGATCAGATAACTAACCCGTTCGGCGGAGTAATAAAGCTCAATCAGTGGGAATGGTGGTTCTTGACGCTGCCGTCGGATTTGCTGACATTCGTCTGGATACTTCTTATGATATACACGACAAAGGTTTTGGACGGCCTGGACGGACTCGCGGCCGGTATCACCGGAATTGGGGCGCTGATGATAGCATTTCTTGCATTGTTTACGGTTTATTATCAGCCGGACGTTGCCCTGCTCGCCATGATTGTTGCCGGCGCGCTGGCGGGCTTCCTGATTTTTAATTTTTATCCGGCTAAAATTTTTCTGGGCGAATCCGGCAGTACGCTTTGCGGATTCCTGCTTGGCACTCTGGCGATTATCTCCGGCGGCAAGATCGCGACCGCCCTGCTCGTGATGGGAATCCCGGTGCTGGATGTAATATGGGTGGTTATTCGACGTATTTTTATTGAAAAAAGATCGCCGTTCCGCGGCGACCGTAAGCATTTGCATTTCAGGCTGCTGGATATCGGACTGAATCAGCGGCAGGCGGTGCTTATACTCTATCTTTTGGCGACGATTTTTGGCTTAACCACGCTTTTTTTACAGAGTAAATATAAAATGGTGGCATTGGTTGTTTTGGCAGGCGTGATGGTAATAATGGGTTTAATTTTAGTGAAAAATTATAAGGGCCGGACGGCGTCTTGA
- a CDS encoding ATP-dependent Clp protease ATP-binding subunit gives MENLEQKISKCPKCAGSGIDGNIVCSVCRGIGFGLSLPLIFLYWGKNIDPFEIIFNRWRRAANNFVNFAILILAVLAIVQTGIYFYNFGWLPMAEVATWLNPNVRILIFWIGLAILTFVFYRLALEGEALIKIPRRGYEEEEINLDALAAAPWEQAAVAKQRVDVTRSINISAWRSLERAYELAQNFKHGVVEPAHLFASLLSTPQIGLVFGRLGVDMKKLQESLGGMLIKLPPAAGGRLVWSDALRAAVLGAYVDAYNHRHRLIGPIELFVQAVAANQNLQELLFGLDVDTVKLNNVVSWIRIQEILSEQWREFRAAARLKPRGAMNRAMTAIATPMLDRFSTDLTMMATYGYLSPCVNRSSEINQLMRIIEGGRQSAILIGESGVGKQAIIEGLAQRMAQEDVPKILQDKRLVSLSTAQLVSGATASEAEERLLKVLNEVGVSGNIILVVPHIDKMVGITSGSEQSIDLAEVFANELGRGYFISIATSRPGDYTRAIESRTLGNRMQKIDVGELDEDTAIRVLEAKAGSIEYENKVFFTYDAIDKAVRLTAKLMHERYLPDKAIEIIKEAALEVRKTRGEKALVTGEDAAKIITEKTKVPVTAITGEESEKLLKLEDEIHKRVIGQHEAVKAVSAALRRARAELREKKRPIANFLFLGPTGVGKTELSKTVAEVYFGDENNMIRLDMSEYQEKTSIYRLIGAPGDKEGGILTEMVRKKPFALILLDEIEKAHPDILNAFLQVMDDGRLTDNLGRTVDFTNAIIIMTSNAGTDFIQEEIKKNTPVAQIQTTLVQEKLKQYFRPEFLNRFDGVIVFAPLTREEVLQIAWLQLSKLQGVMEEKGIHLRVTEEAAEELATAGFDPLFGARPLKRVIHERVNDALANYLLTGKIGRRDIVYLEKGGQLRIEKAAEL, from the coding sequence ATGGAAAATCTTGAGCAAAAAATTAGTAAATGCCCAAAATGCGCTGGTTCGGGAATCGACGGCAATATCGTGTGTTCGGTCTGCCGTGGCATCGGATTTGGGTTAAGCCTGCCACTTATATTTCTATATTGGGGGAAGAACATTGATCCGTTTGAGATTATATTCAATCGCTGGCGCCGTGCGGCAAATAATTTTGTGAATTTTGCAATATTGATTCTGGCTGTATTGGCGATCGTGCAAACGGGAATTTATTTTTATAATTTTGGCTGGCTGCCCATGGCCGAAGTCGCGACCTGGCTGAATCCTAACGTCAGAATCTTGATTTTTTGGATCGGTTTGGCGATATTAACGTTTGTTTTTTACCGGCTTGCTCTTGAGGGAGAAGCTTTAATTAAAATTCCGCGCCGCGGCTACGAAGAAGAAGAAATCAACCTAGATGCCTTGGCCGCCGCGCCCTGGGAACAGGCGGCCGTAGCCAAACAGCGTGTTGACGTGACGCGTTCAATTAATATTTCGGCTTGGCGCAGCCTGGAGCGGGCTTATGAGTTGGCCCAAAATTTCAAGCACGGCGTGGTTGAACCAGCGCATTTGTTTGCCAGTCTGCTTTCTACTCCGCAAATTGGATTGGTTTTTGGACGGCTTGGCGTGGATATGAAGAAATTGCAGGAAAGCCTGGGTGGTATGCTCATCAAACTACCGCCGGCGGCCGGCGGCCGACTGGTCTGGTCAGACGCGCTCAGGGCCGCGGTGCTCGGGGCATATGTTGACGCCTATAACCATCGGCACCGCTTGATCGGACCGATTGAATTGTTCGTGCAGGCTGTTGCGGCAAACCAAAACCTGCAGGAACTGCTCTTTGGCCTGGATGTGGATACCGTAAAACTTAACAATGTGGTTTCCTGGATCAGGATCCAGGAGATATTGTCCGAGCAGTGGCGTGAATTTCGCGCCGCAGCGCGACTTAAGCCGCGCGGCGCAATGAACCGTGCCATGACGGCAATCGCCACGCCAATGCTTGACCGGTTCAGCACGGACTTAACTATGATGGCGACTTACGGATATTTGAGTCCGTGCGTCAACCGTTCGTCGGAAATCAATCAGCTGATGCGCATTATTGAGGGCGGCCGCCAGAGTGCGATTCTTATCGGCGAGTCCGGCGTGGGTAAGCAGGCAATCATCGAAGGCCTGGCCCAGCGCATGGCGCAGGAAGACGTGCCCAAGATTTTGCAGGATAAAAGACTGGTGAGTTTAAGCACGGCGCAGCTTGTTTCCGGCGCCACGGCCTCGGAGGCCGAAGAGAGGCTCTTGAAGGTTCTGAATGAGGTCGGTGTTTCGGGCAATATAATTCTCGTCGTTCCGCATATTGATAAAATGGTGGGTATTACTTCGGGCAGTGAACAGAGCATCGACCTGGCTGAGGTTTTTGCCAATGAACTCGGCCGCGGATATTTTATTTCCATTGCGACTTCAAGGCCCGGTGATTATACCCGCGCGATTGAAAGCCGTACGCTCGGCAATCGCATGCAAAAGATTGACGTCGGTGAGCTGGACGAGGATACGGCAATTCGCGTGCTTGAAGCCAAGGCCGGCTCCATTGAATATGAAAACAAGGTATTTTTCACTTACGATGCAATTGATAAAGCGGTGCGGCTGACCGCCAAGCTGATGCATGAAAGATATCTGCCGGATAAAGCAATTGAAATAATTAAAGAAGCGGCGTTGGAGGTCAGGAAGACCAGGGGAGAAAAAGCCTTAGTCACGGGCGAAGACGCGGCGAAAATTATTACTGAAAAAACAAAAGTGCCGGTTACCGCGATAACCGGAGAAGAGAGCGAGAAACTATTGAAACTCGAAGATGAGATTCATAAGCGCGTGATTGGTCAGCATGAGGCCGTGAAAGCGGTTTCCGCGGCTCTGCGCCGCGCTCGCGCCGAACTTCGGGAAAAGAAGCGCCCGATTGCCAATTTCTTGTTTCTCGGACCGACCGGTGTGGGCAAGACCGAACTTTCAAAAACCGTAGCCGAAGTGTATTTCGGCGACGAGAATAATATGATTCGTCTGGACATGTCCGAATATCAGGAAAAAACCAGCATCTACCGCCTGATTGGCGCGCCGGGCGATAAGGAAGGCGGAATTTTGACCGAGATGGTGCGCAAAAAGCCTTTTGCCCTGATACTCCTGGACGAAATCGAAAAAGCCCATCCTGATATACTAAACGCGTTTTTACAAGTCATGGATGACGGCCGGTTAACTGATAATCTCGGCCGGACCGTCGATTTTACAAATGCGATTATCATCATGACATCTAATGCGGGTACGGATTTTATTCAGGAAGAGATTAAAAAAAATACGCCGGTTGCGCAGATCCAGACCACGCTGGTCCAGGAGAAGCTGAAGCAATATTTCCGTCCTGAGTTTTTGAACCGTTTTGACGGAGTTATTGTTTTCGCGCCGCTCACGCGCGAAGAGGTTCTGCAGATTGCCTGGCTGCAGCTTTCAAAGCTTCAGGGCGTAATGGAAGAGAAGGGAATTCATCTTCGGGTCACTGAAGAGGCGGCTGAGGAATTGGCCACTGCGGGTTTCGATCCGCTGTTTGGCGCACGTCCATTAAAAAGAGTGATTCACGAGAGGGTGAATGACGCGCTGGCAAATTATTTATTGACCGGAAAAATTGGACGGCGCGATATTGTTTATTTGGAAAAAGGAGGTCAATTACGCATTGAAAAGGCCGCGGAACTATGA
- a CDS encoding alpha/beta hydrolase, whose translation MANTTPEPILLVLNPIAPFELIFFGLLRQLLRNLGYNAHILKVGIPRDITGHNLFTYYTTRCKSETLRIGRYLDRPITLVGLSAGGEICLETASFNPEFVNKIILLDSYLFTEAQNRVDMISYRLIIAYLKALAGLKNNRLDNLGMRFLFWTQAKAGATFRQNVAAIEMANAGFDSLEPSRHFDELRQATVELDPAYLAKAMEDWLITIANYDYESRINYLQDRIYCFPATANAKQLKGKIKRVSKIRDCQHIVPLDRPITCRDIIADVLNGKYD comes from the coding sequence ATGGCCAATACTACCCCTGAACCCATTCTCTTGGTACTAAATCCCATTGCTCCATTTGAACTGATATTTTTCGGCTTACTGAGGCAGCTCCTGAGGAATCTGGGCTACAATGCGCACATCCTCAAGGTCGGGATCCCGCGCGATATCACGGGCCACAATTTGTTCACCTATTACACGACCAGGTGCAAATCCGAAACCCTCCGCATCGGCCGATACCTCGACCGGCCCATCACCCTAGTCGGATTATCAGCAGGCGGTGAAATTTGCCTCGAAACCGCGTCTTTCAACCCCGAATTCGTGAACAAAATAATCCTGCTGGACTCCTACCTTTTTACCGAAGCTCAGAATCGCGTCGACATGATCTCGTACCGGCTCATCATCGCCTATCTCAAAGCATTGGCCGGCCTAAAAAATAACCGGCTGGATAATCTGGGCATGCGCTTCCTTTTCTGGACGCAGGCCAAGGCCGGCGCGACCTTCCGGCAGAATGTTGCGGCCATTGAGATGGCCAACGCGGGATTTGATTCCCTTGAGCCGTCCCGACACTTTGACGAGCTGCGCCAGGCGACCGTTGAGCTTGATCCCGCCTACCTTGCCAAGGCAATGGAAGACTGGCTTATCACCATCGCTAACTACGACTACGAGAGCCGGATCAACTACCTGCAGGATCGCATCTACTGTTTCCCGGCCACGGCTAACGCCAAACAGCTGAAAGGGAAAATCAAGCGCGTCAGCAAAATCCGGGACTGCCAACACATCGTTCCTTTGGACCGCCCGATCACCTGCCGCGACATCATCGCCGATGTCCTGAACGGCAAGTACGACTAA